A part of Bartonella quintana genomic DNA contains:
- a CDS encoding peptide chain release factor 3 — translation MEKREQAVKRRRTFAIIAHPDAGKTTLTEKLLLFGGAIQLAGEVKAKKDRIQTRSDWMRIERDRGISVVTSVMTFEYENHIFNLLDTPGHEDFADDTYRTLTAVDSAIMVLDGARGIEPRTLKLFEVCRMRDIPIVTFINKMDREARDPLELLDEIEEKLALDTAPITWPIGRGKDFVGTFDLHHNCFRQQDDQVTQEMVSGPDEVATLLPEDQRMFFIEGVNLAWSACKNFDLQAFQEGHMTPVYFGSALRNFGVRDLINALIDFGPSPRDQVADQRNVRAMESQMTGFVFKIQANMDPNHRDRIAFFRVCSGTLERGMKTKLVRTGKSMTLSMPQFFFARSRQIADQAYAGDIVGIPNHGTLRIGDTLTEGEKILFKGVPNFAPEILRRVCLGDPMKAKKLKEALQQMAEEGVVQLFIPVDGTPALIGVIGALQIDVLAERLKVEYSLPVSFEPVRFSVCRWISTESKDEFQKFLTNHESAIAHDLDGDPVFLAENHFSLNYEAERAPKIKFTIFKDYQSRSD, via the coding sequence ATGGAAAAGCGAGAGCAAGCAGTAAAGCGGCGTCGCACATTTGCGATCATCGCGCATCCTGATGCTGGGAAAACAACATTGACAGAAAAACTTTTGTTGTTTGGTGGTGCTATTCAGCTTGCCGGTGAAGTGAAGGCGAAAAAAGACCGTATTCAAACGCGTTCTGATTGGATGCGTATTGAACGCGACCGTGGTATTTCCGTGGTAACATCGGTGATGACATTTGAATATGAAAATCATATTTTTAATCTGTTAGATACTCCAGGCCATGAGGATTTTGCAGATGATACGTATCGCACTCTTACGGCTGTTGATAGTGCTATCATGGTACTAGATGGTGCACGCGGAATTGAACCTAGGACACTGAAACTTTTTGAAGTGTGTCGGATGCGGGATATTCCTATTGTGACTTTTATCAACAAAATGGATCGTGAGGCACGTGATCCTTTAGAACTTTTAGATGAAATTGAAGAAAAGCTCGCGCTTGATACCGCACCCATCACATGGCCTATCGGCAGAGGTAAAGATTTTGTTGGTACCTTTGATCTTCATCATAATTGTTTTCGTCAACAAGATGATCAGGTAACTCAAGAAATGGTTTCTGGGCCTGATGAGGTTGCAACTTTGCTTCCTGAAGACCAGCGCATGTTTTTTATTGAAGGAGTAAATCTCGCTTGGAGTGCTTGCAAGAATTTTGATCTTCAAGCTTTTCAAGAAGGACATATGACACCGGTTTATTTTGGTTCAGCTTTACGAAATTTTGGTGTTCGTGATTTGATCAATGCGTTGATCGATTTTGGTCCAAGTCCTCGTGATCAGGTGGCAGATCAACGCAATGTAAGAGCCATGGAGTCCCAGATGACGGGGTTTGTGTTTAAAATTCAAGCTAATATGGACCCTAACCATCGTGACCGTATTGCATTTTTTCGAGTGTGTTCCGGGACGCTTGAACGCGGTATGAAGACAAAATTAGTACGCACTGGAAAGTCAATGACACTTTCTATGCCACAATTTTTCTTTGCGCGTTCACGTCAAATTGCCGATCAAGCCTATGCTGGTGATATCGTAGGGATCCCTAATCATGGAACTTTGCGTATTGGGGATACATTGACGGAAGGAGAAAAAATCCTCTTTAAAGGAGTACCCAATTTTGCACCGGAAATTTTACGTCGTGTGTGCTTGGGTGATCCAATGAAAGCGAAAAAGCTTAAAGAAGCTTTACAACAAATGGCTGAAGAAGGTGTGGTGCAATTATTTATCCCCGTTGATGGAACACCAGCTCTTATTGGTGTGATTGGTGCTTTGCAAATTGACGTTTTAGCTGAGCGGCTTAAGGTGGAATATTCTTTACCAGTGAGCTTTGAACCGGTCCGTTTTAGCGTATGTCGTTGGATTTCTACGGAAAGCAAAGACGAATTTCAAAAATTTCTCACCAATCATGAATCTGCTATTGCACACGATTTAGATGGCGATCCAGTTTTTTTAGCAGAAAATCACTTTTCATTGAATTATGAAGCAGAACGGGCGCCGAAAATAAAGTTTACTATCTTTAAAGACTATCAGTCACGCTCTGACTGA
- the trxA gene encoding thioredoxin: protein MTCIKTDKCNFENEVLASSVPVVVDFWAEWCSPCKMIAPILDEISTEMQGQIKIAKVNIDENPELATQYGVRSIPTLLMFKNGKASSNMVGAASKGRVSEWIKDGLR from the coding sequence ATGACCTGTATAAAAACTGATAAGTGCAATTTCGAAAATGAAGTTCTTGCTTCTTCCGTCCCTGTTGTGGTTGATTTTTGGGCGGAGTGGTGTAGTCCTTGCAAAATGATTGCTCCGATTTTGGATGAAATTTCAACAGAAATGCAAGGCCAGATCAAAATTGCCAAAGTAAATATTGATGAAAATCCCGAATTGGCTACTCAATACGGAGTCCGCTCGATTCCTACTTTATTGATGTTCAAAAATGGAAAAGCCTCATCGAATATGGTGGGAGCCGCTTCTAAAGGACGTGTTTCTGAATGGATTAAAGATGGTCTTCGTTAA
- the addA gene encoding double-strand break repair helicase AddA: MTPFSIPEAALDAQATATHPKTNVWVSANAGSGKTHVLSERVIRLLLNGTSPARILCLTYTKAAAAVMQSRIFRTLSSWNELDDTQLQTILSRLENKPINAQKLIYARQLFARALETPGGLKIQTIHAFCESLLHQFMLEANIAGHFELLDDISRKKLLQESRRQLLAHHDTQSALKQLLKVINEHTFNQLLYEATEKQYELSDFLSSLLSENGEERLRALFHLAPDETNQQLLEKIQQTARLPLYILTHCKTHGNQHLKDMIAKFSQLAETCDETNIIKIISNIYFRMTGEPRNFSRLSCTKSDETWPFIQQMIKEKQSKLSVLLEKYQCLKIATLNMVAFRLCTLYLKIYANLKKANGFLDFDDLIERTLHLLQRKGASQWVHYKLDSGLDHILLDEAQDTNSEQWKIIQLLAQEFFTGHSQCTNIRTLFAVGDEKQSIYSFQGAAPENFAANGRIIQKKVQQVNQKFEKIQLNYSFRSTADVLKSVDLVFETPENYKGLSAENTKTVHEAIRVHSPGDVILWDAISKETNEFPDDWHVTVDHLDTPEVRLAEKIAETIANWLHNEEMLPAKGRLMRASDIMILVRKRDQFVLALSRALKLHNIPVAGADRLQLTNHISVRDLMALARFVLQPQDDLSLACVLKSPLFALTEDELYQLAAHRTGSLWQSLCMHALSHASFKDAFENLNHYRTLVDKIPVFEFYSYILNIDKGRQKILARLGSEANDVLDAFMDYTLTIQKTGLPGLQAFLETLSESEPEIKREFHQNHEEVRIMTVHAAKGLEAAVVFLVDPGSPIWHPQHASHLLKVPFFHTQLSEQKNFIWHPNAQFNTKLSEKALSRLKERAEEEYKRLLYVGMTRAEDRLFICGYSGKRTFPRTWLQLVKKALTPHAIPIKGPAEDIAAWRYCITPSSPIPINQEVSCVESQTFPPLPDFFFHKVPAEPALPKPLRPSVASLSIEADTELAPNLKQFSISPVLGKTNTNRAFSIEYGNLIHLLLQYLPNCVPQKRRDYAQHYLNTKASHWDESQKKDALRHVWQILDHSYLKPLFSEDARAEVSLMGIIKIRGKEQAISGQVDRLYITQNKIIFADFKTGIPPENEAAIAPRDLLQMALYRKLLQAIHPTKNVQALLIYTKEAKIFKLPSEKLDALLDEIA; encoded by the coding sequence ATGACTCCTTTTTCTATTCCTGAAGCAGCCCTTGATGCACAAGCAACAGCAACACATCCAAAAACCAACGTGTGGGTTTCCGCAAATGCAGGATCTGGAAAAACCCATGTTCTAAGTGAACGTGTCATCCGTTTGCTTTTAAATGGTACCTCTCCAGCACGTATCTTATGCCTTACTTATACAAAAGCAGCGGCAGCCGTGATGCAATCGCGGATTTTTCGCACACTTTCCAGCTGGAATGAACTTGATGATACACAGCTTCAAACAATCCTTTCGCGGCTTGAAAATAAACCCATCAACGCGCAAAAATTAATCTATGCACGTCAACTCTTTGCACGTGCCCTTGAAACACCTGGTGGCTTAAAAATCCAAACTATTCATGCATTTTGCGAATCTCTCTTGCACCAATTCATGCTAGAAGCCAATATTGCCGGGCATTTTGAACTGCTTGATGATATCAGTCGAAAAAAATTATTACAAGAATCTCGTCGCCAACTTTTGGCACATCACGATACACAATCCGCTTTGAAACAGCTGCTTAAAGTTATCAATGAGCACACTTTTAACCAATTGCTGTATGAAGCAACTGAAAAGCAATATGAACTGTCTGATTTTTTGTCTTCTCTTCTGTCTGAAAATGGAGAAGAACGATTGCGTGCGCTTTTTCATTTAGCGCCTGATGAAACAAACCAACAGCTGCTGGAAAAAATTCAACAAACTGCTCGCCTGCCTCTTTATATTCTTACGCATTGCAAAACCCACGGCAATCAACACCTCAAAGATATGATTGCGAAATTTTCCCAACTAGCAGAGACTTGTGATGAAACAAATATTATCAAAATTATTTCCAATATTTATTTTAGAATGACAGGTGAACCTCGTAATTTTTCGCGTTTGTCTTGCACAAAATCAGATGAAACTTGGCCCTTTATTCAACAAATGATTAAAGAAAAACAAAGCAAGCTTTCTGTTCTTTTAGAGAAATATCAATGCTTAAAAATCGCCACACTCAATATGGTTGCTTTTCGGCTTTGTACTCTGTATCTTAAAATCTATGCGAATTTAAAAAAAGCCAATGGCTTCTTAGATTTTGATGACCTTATTGAACGCACACTCCACTTGTTGCAGCGTAAAGGTGCAAGCCAATGGGTGCACTATAAACTTGATAGTGGTCTTGATCATATTTTGCTTGATGAAGCACAAGATACCAATTCTGAGCAATGGAAAATTATTCAACTTTTGGCGCAAGAATTTTTCACAGGTCACAGTCAGTGTACAAATATACGCACTCTTTTTGCTGTTGGGGATGAAAAACAATCCATCTATTCTTTTCAAGGCGCTGCACCAGAAAATTTTGCTGCAAACGGTCGAATAATTCAAAAAAAAGTGCAGCAGGTAAATCAGAAATTTGAAAAAATACAACTCAATTATTCTTTTCGCTCTACAGCCGATGTACTTAAAAGCGTTGATCTTGTCTTTGAAACACCAGAAAATTACAAAGGGCTTTCAGCAGAAAATACAAAAACGGTACACGAAGCTATTCGTGTTCATAGCCCAGGTGATGTTATTTTATGGGATGCCATTTCCAAAGAAACAAATGAATTTCCTGATGATTGGCATGTAACTGTTGATCATCTAGACACACCCGAAGTACGTTTGGCAGAAAAAATTGCTGAAACCATTGCTAATTGGTTACACAACGAAGAAATGCTTCCAGCAAAAGGACGCTTAATGCGGGCTAGCGATATTATGATCTTAGTGCGTAAACGTGATCAATTTGTCTTAGCACTTTCCCGTGCGCTTAAACTACACAATATCCCTGTCGCTGGTGCTGACCGTTTACAGCTCACCAACCATATCAGTGTACGTGATTTAATGGCGCTTGCACGTTTTGTCTTACAACCACAAGATGACCTTTCGCTTGCCTGTGTTTTAAAAAGTCCACTCTTTGCACTTACCGAAGATGAACTGTATCAGCTTGCTGCTCATCGTACAGGCTCTCTTTGGCAAAGTCTTTGTATGCACGCACTATCACATGCATCTTTTAAAGATGCTTTTGAAAATTTAAATCATTATCGCACCCTCGTGGATAAAATACCGGTTTTCGAATTCTATAGCTATATTCTGAACATTGATAAAGGACGACAAAAGATTCTAGCCCGCTTAGGATCTGAAGCAAATGACGTGCTTGATGCTTTTATGGATTATACGCTCACTATTCAAAAAACGGGGTTACCAGGACTGCAAGCTTTTTTGGAAACACTAAGTGAAAGCGAACCAGAAATTAAACGCGAGTTTCATCAAAACCATGAAGAAGTTCGTATCATGACTGTTCATGCTGCAAAAGGACTAGAAGCTGCTGTTGTTTTTCTCGTTGATCCCGGTAGTCCAATTTGGCATCCTCAACATGCGTCTCACTTGCTTAAAGTTCCTTTCTTCCATACACAATTGAGCGAGCAAAAAAATTTTATCTGGCACCCCAACGCACAATTTAACACAAAACTTTCTGAAAAAGCACTTTCACGCTTAAAAGAGCGTGCAGAAGAAGAATATAAACGCCTCCTCTATGTCGGAATGACACGTGCTGAAGATCGATTGTTTATTTGTGGATATAGCGGTAAGCGCACCTTCCCTCGTACATGGCTACAATTGGTAAAAAAAGCTCTCACACCGCATGCAATTCCTATAAAAGGTCCTGCAGAAGATATCGCAGCTTGGCGCTATTGCATCACACCTTCTTCTCCTATCCCAATAAACCAGGAAGTATCCTGTGTCGAGAGCCAAACATTCCCACCTTTACCGGATTTTTTCTTCCATAAAGTTCCAGCAGAACCAGCCTTACCAAAACCGTTGAGGCCCTCTGTTGCTAGCCTTTCTATTGAAGCTGATACTGAACTTGCCCCCAATCTAAAACAGTTCAGTATCTCACCTGTTTTAGGGAAAACAAACACCAACAGAGCTTTTTCCATTGAATATGGTAATCTTATTCACCTCTTGCTGCAATATCTACCCAATTGCGTCCCTCAAAAACGTCGAGATTATGCCCAACACTATCTCAATACCAAAGCCTCTCATTGGGATGAGTCTCAAAAAAAAGATGCGCTGCGTCATGTTTGGCAGATTTTAGACCATTCATACCTCAAACCTCTCTTTTCTGAAGATGCACGTGCTGAAGTTTCCTTGATGGGCATTATAAAGATTCGTGGAAAAGAACAAGCAATTTCTGGTCAAGTTGACCGTCTCTACATTACACAAAATAAAATTATCTTTGCTGACTTTAAAACTGGGATTCCTCCTGAAAACGAAGCAGCTATCGCACCACGTGATTTGTTGCAAATGGCTCTTTATCGAAAATTGCTGCAGGCTATTCATCCCACCAAAAACGTCCAAGCTCTTCTTATCTACACCAAAGAAGCAAAAATTTTTAAACTTCCTTCTGAAAAGCTTGATGCGCTTCTTGATGAAATTGCTTGA